One stretch of Rosistilla oblonga DNA includes these proteins:
- the floA gene encoding flotillin-like protein FloA (flotillin-like protein involved in membrane lipid rafts), producing the protein MAALNSLMLLAQGKDANVLWLAVIVVMVIGMMVFAMVFFSYFGLWIQSLLTGAKVTLGDLLGMTFRNVNARTIVRGKIMSTQAGIEDPELTSKALEAHYLAGGNVPQVIRALIAAKKAKTISLTFREATAIDLAGRDVLESVQTSVYPKVIDCPPRGSVKPSLDAVAKDGIQLKVKARVTVRANLQQLIGGATEETIIARVGEGIVSAIGSADGHKNVLENPDLISKWVLSKRLDSQTAFEIVSIDIADIDVGVNVGARLQADQAEADTRVARARAEGRRAMAVAEEQEKLAEIENSQAMLVAAQAEVPLAMAEAFRSGKLGILDYYKLQNINADTDMRKAISRSTRDASELAIQKQQRAQAQS; encoded by the coding sequence ATGGCGGCGTTGAATTCACTGATGTTGTTGGCTCAGGGCAAAGACGCAAACGTCCTTTGGCTAGCGGTCATCGTTGTAATGGTCATCGGAATGATGGTCTTTGCGATGGTCTTCTTTAGTTATTTTGGGCTGTGGATTCAGTCGCTTTTGACTGGCGCGAAGGTCACGTTAGGCGACCTCTTGGGGATGACGTTTCGTAACGTCAACGCGCGGACGATCGTGCGTGGCAAGATCATGTCGACGCAGGCTGGCATCGAAGATCCCGAACTGACCAGCAAAGCCTTGGAAGCCCACTACCTGGCTGGTGGCAACGTGCCGCAAGTGATCCGCGCCTTGATCGCCGCCAAAAAGGCGAAGACGATCAGTCTGACTTTTCGCGAGGCGACCGCGATCGATCTAGCCGGCCGCGATGTGCTCGAATCGGTGCAGACGAGCGTCTATCCAAAAGTCATCGATTGCCCGCCGCGAGGATCGGTTAAACCTTCGTTAGACGCAGTCGCCAAGGACGGGATTCAGTTGAAGGTCAAAGCTCGCGTCACGGTGCGTGCAAATCTGCAGCAATTGATCGGTGGTGCGACCGAAGAAACGATCATCGCTCGCGTCGGCGAAGGAATCGTTAGCGCGATCGGTAGCGCCGACGGGCATAAGAATGTGCTCGAGAATCCCGACCTGATCTCCAAGTGGGTTTTGTCGAAGCGATTGGATTCGCAAACCGCATTTGAAATCGTGTCGATCGATATCGCCGACATCGATGTTGGAGTCAACGTCGGTGCTCGCTTGCAGGCTGACCAAGCCGAAGCCGACACGCGAGTCGCTCGCGCTCGGGCGGAAGGACGCCGTGCGATGGCGGTGGCGGAAGAGCAGGAGAAGTTGGCGGAGATCGAAAACAGCCAAGCGATGTTGGTCGCCGCTCAAGCCGAGGTGCCGTTGGCGATGGCCGAAGCGTTCCGCAGCGGCAAGCTGGGGATTCTCGACTACTACAAACTGCAGAACATCAACGCCGATACCGACATGCGGAAAGCGATCTCGCGATCGACACGCGACGCCAGCGAATTGGCGATCCAGAAACAGCAACGAGCTCAGGCCCAGAGCTAA
- a CDS encoding NfeD family protein: protein MDGPLFWSFALLAAGLLLIIVEFFVPSGGVLAIASGLTLVGSIVVGFSVSPRWGMIMVVLVAVIVPVVLGMTVRLWPRTPMGRSIMARQPGDPLPDVLPDDDFHRKIKSLQGRVGVAASDMLPNGTIKIDGEKFDAVSSGGVIDRGQNVEVFRVDSGKLHVRATSRPVEENRGRIEPPGSPLDQPIEQLGIDSLEDPLA from the coding sequence ATGGATGGCCCTTTGTTTTGGTCCTTCGCGTTGTTAGCGGCGGGATTGTTGTTGATCATCGTCGAATTTTTTGTTCCCAGCGGTGGCGTTCTGGCGATCGCCAGCGGTCTGACGCTGGTCGGTAGCATCGTCGTTGGATTTTCCGTCAGCCCGCGATGGGGCATGATCATGGTCGTCTTGGTTGCGGTGATCGTGCCAGTCGTCCTTGGGATGACGGTGCGGTTATGGCCGCGGACGCCGATGGGACGCAGCATTATGGCTCGCCAGCCGGGAGACCCTCTGCCCGATGTGCTGCCCGACGACGACTTCCATCGCAAGATTAAATCGCTGCAAGGTCGCGTGGGAGTGGCTGCCAGCGACATGTTGCCCAACGGAACGATTAAAATCGATGGAGAGAAGTTCGATGCGGTCAGTTCCGGCGGAGTGATCGATCGCGGGCAGAATGTCGAAGTCTTTCGCGTCGATTCGGGCAAACTGCACGTCCGCGCGACATCGCGACCGGTCGAAGAAAACCGAGGTCGGATCGAGCCGCCCGGGTCGCCGTTGGATCAACCGATCGAACAGTTGGGAATCGACAGTTTAGAAGATCCATTGGCGTAA
- a CDS encoding PSP1 domain-containing protein, giving the protein MISHYLVRTGAWGDISQHRPVDGGSYRRGDRVICETSRGLEIGEVVADVDAEASGGRILRRMTDQDELLQQRLERYKRKAVQECRDKLVAAKIDAVLLEVEQLFDGRTLYFHFLGETDSDVEAITNELADAYEQHVRSRHFAKLLREGCGPDCGTKEGGGCSGGCAVCVVASACSSTAKKS; this is encoded by the coding sequence TTGATCAGCCATTATCTGGTTCGCACAGGTGCCTGGGGCGACATTTCACAGCATCGGCCCGTCGATGGCGGCAGCTATCGACGCGGCGACCGCGTGATCTGCGAAACCTCGCGCGGTTTGGAAATCGGCGAGGTGGTTGCCGATGTCGACGCCGAGGCCAGTGGCGGCCGAATCCTGCGACGGATGACCGATCAGGACGAATTGCTGCAACAGCGATTAGAGCGATACAAGCGGAAAGCGGTCCAAGAGTGTCGCGATAAATTGGTCGCGGCGAAAATCGACGCCGTTTTGTTGGAAGTCGAACAGTTGTTTGACGGCCGTACGCTGTACTTCCATTTTTTGGGCGAAACCGACTCCGATGTCGAAGCGATCACCAATGAACTGGCCGACGCTTACGAACAACATGTGCGCAGCCGCCATTTTGCCAAGCTGCTGCGCGAGGGTTGCGGTCCCGATTGTGGGACCAAAGAGGGAGGCGGTTGCTCCGGCGGATGCGCGGTCTGTGTCGTCGCATCGGCGTGCAGTTCGACTGCCAAAAAATCTTAA
- a CDS encoding ABC transporter permease, translating into MQDLITFLIRRLGWMLLTLWIVFTVSFFLMRFVPGGPFSSEKNVPEAIKRNIEARYGLNDPLPTQYFRELGRDLTGDFGPSFRLEDFSVNEVIAQGFPISASLAILALSFALLLGVTAGVVSALKPGSLGDLTLMILATLGIAIPNFVLASILIIVFVFGLNLFPTAGWGSAWHLVLPALCLGAPVAAYIARLTRAGLLETIGQDYIRTAKAKGLPMYKVIGKHALRGALLPVVSYLGPAAARVLTGSIVLEQIFAIPGMGSHFVEAALQRDYSLAMGLVLVYTALLFLMNTLVDLSYSIIDPRVKLE; encoded by the coding sequence GTGCAGGATCTGATCACCTTTCTGATACGTCGACTCGGCTGGATGCTGCTGACGCTGTGGATCGTATTTACGGTCTCGTTCTTCCTGATGCGGTTCGTGCCCGGTGGGCCGTTCAGCAGCGAGAAAAACGTTCCCGAGGCGATCAAACGCAACATCGAAGCGCGGTACGGATTAAACGATCCGCTGCCGACGCAGTACTTCCGCGAACTGGGCCGCGACCTGACCGGCGACTTTGGCCCCAGCTTCCGCCTGGAAGACTTTTCGGTCAACGAAGTCATCGCCCAAGGTTTTCCGATCTCCGCTTCGCTGGCGATCCTGGCGCTTTCCTTCGCGCTGCTGCTGGGTGTCACCGCGGGCGTCGTTAGCGCTCTGAAACCGGGATCGCTCGGCGACCTGACGCTGATGATCCTGGCGACGCTAGGAATTGCGATCCCCAACTTTGTCCTCGCCAGCATCCTGATCATCGTATTTGTGTTCGGATTAAATCTGTTCCCAACAGCCGGCTGGGGCAGCGCATGGCATCTGGTCTTGCCCGCGCTCTGCCTGGGTGCGCCGGTCGCCGCTTATATCGCTCGACTGACGCGAGCGGGTTTGCTGGAGACGATCGGGCAGGACTACATCCGCACAGCCAAAGCGAAGGGGCTGCCGATGTACAAGGTGATCGGCAAACATGCGTTGCGCGGAGCGTTGCTGCCGGTGGTCTCTTATTTAGGTCCCGCCGCAGCGCGCGTGCTGACCGGTTCGATTGTGCTGGAGCAGATTTTTGCGATCCCTGGAATGGGCAGCCACTTTGTCGAAGCGGCGTTGCAACGCGATTATTCGTTGGCGATGGGCTTGGTTTTGGTTTACACAGCGCTGCTGTTCTTGATGAATACGCTGGTCGACCTGTCGTATTCGATCATCGATCCACGTGTCAAGCTGGAGTAG
- a CDS encoding ABC transporter permease subunit, whose protein sequence is MTDQQREHYRQLLADAQRIQGVSLWQDAWRRLRRRRASMLSLYFLIALAVLAFLTPALPLQSPLDKDLDNRRGMAPNLQSYRMGQRQDLQFTDNSLAAEVARVNESIATLQAERDSATDPEQREALTAKLEQLNTTAHPFSQMWNQLDPLAWQLTRLRVAIFGDWAVPSICGTDDLGRDMLARLFWGARVSLVVGVVATIVSLVIGVSYGATSGYFGGRVDSIMMRIVDVLYSVPFIFVVIFLMTFLSEESIAASLQSFGIDQITIFYIVIGAIYWLTMSRVVRGQVLSLKHEQFVDAARTVGASQQRIIFRHLVPNVLGIVIVYLTLTIPAVMLFEAFLSFLGLGVSPPDVSWGLLVNDGVQAITPLKSRWWLVVFPGSALAGTLFALNFLGDGLRDALDPRMKNQS, encoded by the coding sequence ATGACCGACCAGCAGCGGGAGCATTACCGCCAGCTGTTGGCCGATGCGCAGCGGATCCAAGGGGTCTCGCTGTGGCAGGATGCTTGGCGACGCTTGCGTCGGCGACGCGCGTCGATGTTGTCGCTCTATTTCTTGATAGCGCTGGCGGTGCTCGCTTTCCTGACGCCCGCCCTGCCGCTGCAAAGTCCCCTCGATAAAGACCTCGACAATCGCCGCGGCATGGCTCCCAACCTGCAGTCCTATCGAATGGGACAGCGGCAGGATCTGCAATTCACCGACAACAGCTTGGCCGCCGAGGTCGCGCGGGTCAACGAATCGATCGCGACCTTGCAAGCCGAACGCGACAGCGCGACCGATCCGGAACAGCGCGAAGCGTTGACCGCCAAGCTGGAACAACTTAACACCACCGCCCATCCGTTCAGCCAGATGTGGAACCAATTGGATCCGCTGGCTTGGCAGCTGACGCGGCTGCGAGTCGCGATCTTCGGCGACTGGGCCGTCCCCAGCATCTGCGGCACCGACGACCTCGGCCGCGACATGTTGGCGCGACTGTTCTGGGGCGCTCGGGTGTCGTTGGTTGTCGGCGTGGTGGCCACGATTGTCAGCCTGGTGATCGGCGTCTCCTACGGTGCCACGTCGGGCTACTTTGGCGGCCGCGTCGATTCGATCATGATGCGGATCGTCGACGTTCTGTATTCGGTGCCGTTCATCTTCGTGGTGATCTTCCTGATGACCTTCCTGAGCGAAGAATCGATCGCCGCATCGCTGCAGTCGTTTGGCATCGACCAGATTACGATCTTCTACATCGTGATCGGAGCGATCTACTGGCTGACGATGTCACGGGTTGTTCGCGGCCAGGTGCTGTCGCTGAAACACGAACAATTTGTCGACGCAGCGCGAACCGTCGGCGCGTCGCAGCAACGGATTATCTTTCGCCATCTGGTCCCCAATGTGTTGGGCATCGTGATCGTCTACCTGACGCTCACGATCCCCGCGGTGATGTTGTTTGAAGCCTTCCTCTCATTCCTGGGACTAGGCGTTTCACCACCAGACGTTTCCTGGGGGCTGTTGGTCAACGATGGCGTCCAAGCGATCACGCCCCTGAAATCGCGATGGTGGTTGGTCGTCTTCCCCGGTAGTGCGTTGGCGGGAACCTTGTTTGCGTTGAACTTCCTGGGCGACGGACTCCGCGACGCGTTGGACCCAAGGATGAAGAACCAATCATGA
- a CDS encoding ABC transporter ATP-binding protein, which yields MNKPLLSVENLGVGFGTDDGMLDAVRGVSFDVAAGETVGIVGESGSGKSVTNLAMMGLIPMPPGKITSGRAMFDNQDLLAMSQEQLSAVRGRRIAMIFQDPMTALNPFLTVEDQLTEVTRLHLGLNRRQATEHAIEMLTQVGISAPEKRLHDYPHQFSGGMRQRVMIAMALSCNPEILIADEPTTALDVTIQAQILDLLKKLQREHNTAIVMITHDLGVVANICHRVLVMYAGRIVERAPVDQLFANPQHPYTQGLLHSIPRWDQHGSELLKAIEGQPPHLAELPSGCAFHPRCPHKIDRCLSEDPRLENTSAERQKACFVDLNLS from the coding sequence ATGAACAAGCCGTTATTGTCTGTCGAAAATCTGGGCGTTGGTTTCGGAACCGACGACGGAATGTTGGATGCGGTTCGCGGCGTGTCGTTTGATGTCGCCGCGGGCGAGACCGTTGGGATCGTGGGCGAATCGGGCTCGGGCAAAAGCGTGACGAATCTGGCGATGATGGGATTGATCCCGATGCCGCCGGGGAAGATCACCAGTGGCCGGGCGATGTTCGACAACCAAGATCTGTTGGCGATGTCGCAGGAGCAATTGAGCGCAGTCCGCGGCCGTCGGATCGCGATGATCTTTCAAGATCCGATGACAGCCCTGAATCCGTTCCTGACGGTCGAAGATCAATTGACCGAAGTCACGCGATTGCACCTGGGTTTGAATCGCCGCCAAGCAACCGAACACGCGATCGAGATGTTGACCCAAGTTGGAATCAGCGCTCCCGAAAAGCGACTGCACGATTACCCGCACCAGTTCAGCGGCGGGATGCGGCAACGCGTGATGATCGCGATGGCGCTGTCGTGCAATCCCGAGATCTTGATCGCCGACGAACCGACCACGGCTCTCGACGTGACGATCCAAGCGCAGATTCTGGATCTGCTGAAAAAACTACAGCGTGAACACAACACCGCGATCGTGATGATCACGCACGATCTGGGAGTTGTCGCCAACATCTGCCACCGCGTGCTGGTGATGTACGCGGGCCGGATCGTCGAAAGGGCTCCCGTCGATCAGCTGTTCGCCAACCCGCAACATCCCTACACCCAAGGTCTACTGCATTCGATCCCACGCTGGGACCAACACGGCAGCGAACTGCTGAAAGCGATCGAAGGGCAGCCGCCTCACCTGGCCGAACTGCCCAGCGGATGCGCCTTCCATCCCCGCTGCCCTCACAAAATCGATCGCTGCTTGAGCGAGGATCCGCGCCTGGAGAACACTTCGGCAGAGCGGCAAAAGGCCTGTTTTGTCGACTTAAACCTCAGCTGA
- a CDS encoding Gfo/Idh/MocA family protein produces MSNQNRRDFLRTSAVAGASVSVPYFFSRSQTLADETKAKNDRIPIGLIGAGGMGMGNMRAAADYLDVVAIADADKSRQEAANKKLSNGKADVYDDYRKILERDDIKIVHVATPDHWHTKPVIEAMLAGKDIYCEKPLTLTIDEGKQIRKVQRETGRIVQVGTQQRSTFPLFTKAIAMVQQGRLGKILRVQAAIGGAPTSPAIPVAETPAGLDWERWLGPAPKTDYRFLADDKRGKTNGHYEFRWWYEYSGGKLTDWGAHHVDIATWALSVNGQPTSPVSIGGTASHPVEYKDGVPQQNDRYNTATAFNFVAKYADGTEMVIRNDTDNGVLIEGEKGRIFVNRRKLVGAPVEELKDNPLPEDAIQKAYKGLPMEENERKAHWANFLNCTQTRDEPISDVHSHMKMLNVCHLAGISARLGRTLNWDGENEQITGDSEANAMLARPYREGYEIEM; encoded by the coding sequence ATGAGCAATCAAAATCGTCGCGACTTCTTGCGCACCTCGGCCGTGGCCGGCGCCAGCGTTTCGGTCCCCTACTTCTTTTCGCGCAGCCAGACGTTGGCCGATGAAACAAAAGCCAAAAACGATCGGATTCCGATCGGCTTGATCGGCGCCGGCGGAATGGGGATGGGGAACATGCGAGCGGCGGCTGACTATCTCGACGTGGTCGCGATTGCTGATGCGGACAAGTCGCGGCAAGAGGCAGCCAACAAGAAGCTCAGCAACGGCAAGGCGGATGTCTACGACGACTATCGCAAAATCTTAGAGCGCGACGACATCAAGATCGTTCATGTCGCTACGCCCGATCATTGGCATACCAAACCAGTGATCGAAGCGATGCTGGCCGGCAAAGACATCTACTGTGAAAAGCCGCTGACGCTGACGATCGATGAGGGCAAACAGATCCGCAAGGTGCAACGCGAGACCGGGCGGATCGTGCAAGTCGGCACGCAACAGCGGAGCACGTTCCCGCTGTTCACCAAAGCGATCGCGATGGTCCAACAGGGGCGGTTGGGAAAGATCTTGCGAGTTCAAGCTGCGATCGGTGGCGCACCGACCAGCCCAGCGATCCCCGTTGCCGAAACACCTGCGGGACTCGATTGGGAACGTTGGCTCGGACCGGCTCCCAAAACCGACTACCGCTTTTTGGCCGATGACAAACGCGGAAAGACCAACGGCCACTATGAGTTCCGTTGGTGGTACGAATACTCCGGCGGCAAACTGACCGACTGGGGTGCTCATCACGTCGACATCGCGACCTGGGCGTTAAGCGTCAACGGGCAACCGACTTCCCCCGTATCGATCGGCGGCACCGCCAGCCATCCCGTCGAATATAAGGATGGCGTGCCACAGCAGAACGATCGCTACAACACCGCGACCGCTTTTAACTTTGTCGCCAAATACGCCGACGGCACCGAGATGGTGATCCGCAATGACACCGACAACGGCGTACTGATCGAAGGCGAGAAGGGGCGGATCTTTGTCAATCGTCGCAAACTGGTCGGCGCCCCGGTCGAAGAGCTCAAGGACAACCCGTTGCCCGAAGACGCGATCCAGAAGGCATACAAAGGTCTGCCGATGGAAGAGAACGAACGGAAAGCCCACTGGGCCAACTTCCTGAACTGCACGCAAACTCGCGACGAACCGATTTCCGACGTCCATTCGCACATGAAGATGCTGAACGTCTGCCACTTGGCAGGGATCTCGGCTCGACTGGGACGGACGTTGAACTGGGACGGAGAGAACGAGCAGATCACTGGCGACAGCGAAGCCAATGCGATGCTCGCGCGTCCGTATCGCGAAGGTTACGAAATCGAAATGTAA
- a CDS encoding SET domain-containing protein — protein sequence MLNSETSPTTDCESDPAVNVQSTPIGKGVFADREFRAHDVIGWITGKIHDDPEYGSEYCIDIGGTATLEPDAPFRFLNHCCEPNSQFTWDELEEDSDAIPEVYLLALRDIEAGEQLTIDYNWAADCAIPCHCGAETCRGWIVTLDEIDQLPAKKQQAR from the coding sequence TTGTTGAATTCTGAAACTTCGCCGACCACCGATTGCGAATCGGATCCGGCAGTCAACGTTCAATCGACCCCGATCGGTAAAGGGGTCTTTGCCGATCGCGAGTTTCGAGCTCACGACGTCATCGGCTGGATCACGGGAAAGATCCACGACGATCCCGAGTACGGTTCGGAGTACTGCATCGACATTGGCGGAACTGCCACGCTCGAACCCGATGCTCCCTTCCGGTTCCTGAACCACTGCTGCGAACCAAACAGCCAGTTCACTTGGGACGAGCTCGAGGAAGACTCCGATGCGATCCCCGAAGTCTATCTGTTGGCGCTTCGCGATATCGAAGCGGGCGAACAGCTGACGATCGATTACAACTGGGCTGCCGATTGTGCGATCCCCTGCCACTGTGGCGCCGAGACCTGTCGCGGCTGGATCGTGACTCTCGATGAGATCGACCAATTGCCAGCGAAGAAACAGCAGGCTCGCTGA
- a CDS encoding sigma 54-interacting transcriptional regulator, translating into MLTQQGHRVVTASSAEEGLRLAEEHSPAMVLLDVRLPNEDGISALPKFLAATDNAPVIVMTAFGDLDTAVSAIRRGASDYLIKPFRLADAQRTCRQALRAAADRRNQPATPQPMPSGQQVLVGQSPAMQQAFRQIALVAASDLSVLITGETGTGKELVAAAIHRNSQRADQPYIPIAPVALNPDLIESELFGHAKGAFTGATEDRAGLFEQAQGGTILLDEIGDLPLAAQVKLLRVLEQGEYSRVGDLRVRHANVRIIAATNCDLHQGVRQGTFREDLYYRLTGVQIHLPPLRQRPEDILLLCQHFLKAMDYPAIDAAIDAELLAELQSRPWAGNVRELKNAVQHAAVIARGRSLEATDFPPAKPASGEPPQSLAGSMAESVAAWATDAIADASEPLHDLHARFLAASEPALLRIAIEHTGGNRAKAAEMLGIHRGTLRDRLRAYNMDTSNGD; encoded by the coding sequence ATGTTGACTCAGCAGGGGCATCGCGTCGTGACGGCGTCGTCGGCGGAAGAGGGCCTGCGATTGGCCGAAGAGCATTCGCCTGCGATGGTGCTGTTGGACGTCCGATTGCCCAACGAGGATGGGATCTCGGCGTTGCCGAAGTTCTTGGCGGCGACAGACAATGCGCCGGTGATCGTGATGACGGCGTTTGGCGATTTGGATACCGCCGTCAGCGCGATTCGCCGCGGAGCGAGCGATTATCTGATCAAACCGTTTCGCTTGGCCGATGCGCAGCGGACTTGCCGACAGGCGTTGCGAGCGGCGGCCGACCGCCGCAATCAACCCGCGACTCCGCAACCGATGCCCAGCGGGCAACAGGTGCTGGTCGGTCAGTCGCCTGCGATGCAACAGGCGTTCCGGCAGATCGCCTTGGTAGCCGCCAGCGATTTGTCGGTGCTGATCACGGGGGAAACGGGAACCGGCAAGGAGCTTGTCGCCGCCGCAATTCACCGCAACAGCCAACGTGCCGACCAACCCTACATACCGATCGCGCCGGTGGCTCTGAATCCCGACCTGATCGAAAGCGAATTGTTTGGTCACGCCAAGGGAGCGTTTACCGGGGCGACGGAGGATCGGGCGGGACTGTTTGAACAAGCGCAGGGCGGGACCATCCTGTTGGACGAAATCGGCGACCTGCCACTGGCCGCTCAGGTCAAACTGTTGCGAGTGCTGGAGCAGGGGGAATACAGCCGCGTCGGCGACTTGCGCGTGCGGCATGCCAACGTGCGGATCATCGCGGCGACCAATTGCGATCTTCACCAGGGCGTTCGGCAGGGGACGTTCCGCGAGGATTTGTATTATCGCTTGACCGGCGTGCAGATCCATCTTCCGCCGCTCCGCCAGCGGCCAGAGGATATCTTGTTGTTGTGCCAGCACTTTTTGAAAGCGATGGACTATCCTGCGATCGACGCAGCGATCGATGCCGAATTGCTGGCCGAACTGCAGTCGCGACCGTGGGCGGGTAACGTTCGCGAGTTGAAGAATGCGGTTCAGCACGCGGCGGTTATCGCTCGCGGCCGATCGTTGGAAGCTACCGATTTTCCGCCGGCAAAACCTGCCAGCGGGGAACCGCCTCAATCGCTTGCCGGTTCGATGGCGGAGAGCGTTGCCGCTTGGGCGACCGATGCGATCGCCGACGCCAGCGAACCGCTGCACGATCTGCATGCAAGGTTCTTGGCGGCCAGCGAACCTGCGCTATTGAGGATCGCCATCGAGCATACCGGTGGCAACCGCGCCAAGGCGGCGGAGATGTTGGGGATCCATCGCGGCACGCTCCGCGATCGGTTGCGCGCTTATAACATGGACACATCCAACGGCGATTGA
- a CDS encoding sensor histidine kinase yields the protein MLAPLVVCSLLAAVGVAAASYGLAERWATRDLQARWVGIQRTLSQSNFPLNSAVLRLLAELTQSELVTFASDGEVLQQTIDAPAATLVDLQQDLAASDSASEAAVVQTLKLPDRRYLAYRFETRNPSLRSDRVGSVLILFDESLLRDARRRAAILPLATGLSTIVALASITLVVTERMVRRIAALQRRVELVAAGDFESSVSDNNGDELGRLGAAVETMARQLKQLWATVHRQEGQKLLHQIAGGMAHQLRNSLTGARMAIELHADECGQSNDEGVQVAIGQIEQAEDYVRRLLMVASGRQDKDQPVDAMTCLQDVRTSLSPIARHLNVNVGWDLESQIATHRVKDGATLSAAVSNLVLNAMQTADDVQVLATIRNQQWLHVSVSDNGPGVAEEMIDQLFEPFVTSKPEGLGLGLPVVSRAAEHLDGRVVWMRRGDRTVFDFYARIVS from the coding sequence TTGTTAGCACCGTTGGTCGTCTGCTCGCTGTTGGCTGCAGTCGGCGTCGCAGCGGCCTCCTACGGATTGGCTGAACGCTGGGCGACTCGCGACCTACAGGCTCGCTGGGTTGGAATTCAACGGACTCTTTCTCAGTCGAACTTCCCGTTGAACTCGGCGGTTCTGCGCTTGCTGGCCGAACTGACGCAGTCCGAATTGGTGACCTTTGCGTCCGATGGCGAGGTGCTGCAGCAGACGATCGACGCGCCGGCGGCGACGCTTGTTGATTTGCAGCAAGATCTGGCCGCATCCGATAGCGCCAGCGAAGCGGCTGTTGTGCAGACGCTCAAGCTGCCCGATCGGCGTTATTTGGCTTATCGGTTTGAGACGCGGAATCCTTCGCTGCGATCGGATCGCGTCGGTTCGGTGTTGATTCTGTTCGACGAGTCGCTGCTGCGAGATGCTCGCCGCCGCGCGGCGATCCTGCCATTGGCGACGGGACTGTCGACGATCGTTGCGTTGGCGTCGATCACGTTGGTGGTGACCGAGCGGATGGTGCGCCGGATCGCGGCGCTGCAGAGACGAGTCGAACTGGTTGCGGCGGGCGACTTTGAATCGAGCGTATCGGATAATAACGGCGACGAACTGGGCCGCTTGGGAGCCGCCGTCGAAACCATGGCTCGGCAGCTGAAGCAGTTGTGGGCCACAGTCCATCGCCAGGAGGGACAGAAGCTGCTGCATCAGATCGCCGGCGGGATGGCGCATCAATTGCGGAACAGTTTGACCGGAGCTCGGATGGCTATCGAATTGCACGCCGACGAATGTGGCCAATCGAACGACGAGGGAGTGCAGGTTGCGATCGGTCAGATCGAACAAGCCGAGGACTATGTGCGGCGATTGTTGATGGTTGCGTCGGGGCGGCAGGACAAGGATCAGCCCGTCGACGCGATGACTTGTCTGCAGGATGTTCGCACAAGCTTGTCGCCGATCGCTCGGCATCTGAACGTGAACGTCGGTTGGGACTTGGAATCGCAGATCGCGACCCATCGTGTCAAAGATGGCGCGACGTTATCGGCGGCGGTCTCCAACCTCGTGCTCAACGCGATGCAAACCGCCGACGATGTTCAGGTGCTGGCGACGATCCGCAATCAGCAGTGGCTGCACGTTTCGGTAAGCGACAACGGGCCAGGCGTTGCAGAGGAGATGATCGATCAGTTGTTCGAGCCGTTTGTGACGTCGAAGCCCGAAGGACTTGGGCTGGGGCTGCCGGTGGTTAGCCGCGCGGCGGAGCATTTGGATGGCCGCGTCGTCTGGATGCGGCGCGGGGATCGGACCGTGTTTGACTTCTATGCCCGAATTGTGTCATAA
- a CDS encoding dienelactone hydrolase family protein: MRIEPTSHVDVQTPSGAMRTHLFRPAAEGKFPAVILYSEIYQMTAPIARTAALIAGHGFVVAVPDVYHEYTELGEAFAYDKEGTDRGNALKTTKELASYDADTRAVIDFLKSDPGCSGRIGAIGICLGGHLAFRAAMNPEVETGVCFYATDIHKGSLGKGMADDSLARIPEIHGELMMIWGRQDPHIPLEGRRIIYDALTAAETRFTWHEFNGEHAFMRDEGHRYDPALAMTLYAMVCQHLATQLK, from the coding sequence ATGCGAATCGAACCGACCAGCCATGTCGACGTGCAGACGCCCAGCGGCGCGATGCGAACCCACTTGTTTCGTCCCGCCGCCGAGGGGAAATTCCCCGCTGTGATCTTGTATTCCGAGATCTATCAGATGACCGCTCCGATCGCTCGGACGGCGGCGCTGATCGCCGGGCACGGCTTTGTCGTCGCGGTCCCCGACGTCTACCACGAATACACCGAGTTGGGCGAAGCGTTTGCATACGACAAAGAGGGAACCGATCGTGGCAACGCGCTAAAGACGACTAAGGAGCTGGCCAGCTACGACGCCGATACCCGGGCGGTGATCGATTTCTTGAAAAGCGATCCAGGCTGCAGCGGCCGCATCGGCGCGATTGGGATCTGTTTAGGAGGCCATCTTGCCTTCCGTGCGGCGATGAATCCCGAGGTCGAGACCGGCGTCTGTTTCTACGCGACCGATATCCACAAGGGGAGCTTAGGGAAGGGAATGGCTGACGATTCGTTGGCAAGGATCCCCGAGATCCATGGTGAATTGATGATGATCTGGGGACGGCAGGATCCTCATATCCCACTCGAAGGCCGGCGGATCATCTACGATGCTCTGACCGCTGCGGAGACGCGATTTACCTGGCACGAATTCAACGGCGAGCATGCGTTTATGCGCGATGAAGGGCATCGCTACGATCCCGCCCTCGCGATGACGCTCTACGCGATGGTTTGCCAGCACTTGGCAACACAGTTGAAATAG